In the Halococcus salifodinae DSM 8989 genome, GACCCGATCATCTGTGCGGAGAGTTCGTGCGATAGCTTGAAGAATCGCCTTGTCGATTGGCGCGTTCGCATCAGGCATGGAACCGTTTAGGCCGGAGCCGATTGCTGCTCACGTTGGAGGCGCTGGGCGTGTTCGAGTACGCGCTGATCCTCACGAACGGTCAGCCAGTCGTTGATGTCGGACCAAATGGTTTCGAGCGTGTCGTGGTCATCTGGTTCGGCGATATCGAAAGCGCTCACCTGAGCCGGGTCAGCCGCGTCGTATTTTTCTTGATAGGCGCGGTCGCGCTCAAGGAGCGTTTCGAGCTGGGCGGCAAGTTCATCGCTCGAATGAGCACGCCGAGCTTCGTTGGCGCGCTTCCAGCGAAAG is a window encoding:
- a CDS encoding DUF7342 family protein gives rise to the protein MQRQKAASRPTECHPVRLFAKNASSGTRKKRSKNASTRPRSRCANPLQFRLSPIKHAVXLLWFADIGIVEPVGEGQPAQFQRNLAYFRWKRANEARRAHSSDELAAQLETLLERDRAYQEKYDAADPAQVSAFDIAEPDDHDTLETIWSDINDWLTVREDQRVLEHAQRLQREQQSAPA